In Streptomyces violaceusniger Tu 4113, one DNA window encodes the following:
- a CDS encoding VC0807 family protein — protein MLTQDTTTQGASSAPEPQAPPISDRPAAPARSRGAAILGWVVTLTLNVAAPILTYNALRDHGWSEFAALLLSSAWPVVDGAVHIVWRRRLDELAIVTLVFIAITAVVSTLGAHSARALLIKDSAVTGLFGLLCLATLLTPRPLMFYLGRKFATDGTEASTAWWNGLWNVDGFRKAMLTMTTVWGVAYCMESAVRIVLSYTLRTDTMVILSPVLIYAVLASLGVWTSVYGKRSRRKGQAHAAAAAAAEAEAEAATVAGAEAEAEAEAETVAKTGAETEAEAAVVAEAEAEAETAAVAEAEAETEAAAAEATPAEATPAEAKAAEPA, from the coding sequence GTGCTCACTCAGGACACCACCACGCAAGGCGCTTCGAGCGCACCGGAGCCACAAGCACCACCGATCAGCGACCGGCCGGCCGCGCCCGCCCGGTCCAGGGGCGCCGCCATTCTCGGCTGGGTCGTCACTCTCACCCTCAACGTCGCCGCACCGATCCTCACCTACAACGCGCTGCGCGACCACGGCTGGAGCGAATTCGCCGCGCTGCTGCTCAGCAGCGCCTGGCCGGTGGTCGACGGCGCCGTCCACATCGTCTGGCGCCGCCGCCTGGATGAACTCGCCATCGTCACCCTGGTGTTCATCGCGATCACCGCCGTGGTGTCGACCCTCGGCGCACACTCGGCCCGCGCCCTGCTGATCAAGGACTCGGCTGTCACCGGGCTCTTCGGGCTGCTGTGCCTGGCGACGCTGCTGACGCCGCGCCCGCTGATGTTCTACTTGGGGCGCAAGTTCGCCACTGACGGCACCGAGGCGAGCACCGCCTGGTGGAACGGCCTGTGGAACGTCGATGGCTTCCGCAAGGCCATGCTGACGATGACGACCGTCTGGGGCGTGGCCTACTGCATGGAGTCCGCGGTCCGGATCGTGCTGTCCTACACGCTGAGAACCGACACCATGGTGATCCTGAGCCCGGTCCTGATCTACGCCGTGCTCGCCTCCCTCGGCGTGTGGACCAGCGTGTACGGCAAGCGGTCGCGCCGCAAGGGCCAGGCGCACGCCGCCGCGGCGGCTGCGGCCGAGGCAGAGGCTGAGGCTGCGACGGTGGCCGGGGCTGAGGCAGAGGCAGAGGCAGAGGCAGAGACGGTGGCCAAGACCGGGGCTGAGACCGAGGCAGAGGCAGCGGTGGTGGCCGAGGCTGAGGCTGAGGCAGAGACTGCCGCGGTGGCCGAGGCTGAGGCCGAGACCGAGGCAGCAGCAGCCGAGGCAACGCCCGCCGAAGCAACGCCGGCCGAGGCAAAGGCGGCCGAGCCCGCCTGA
- a CDS encoding WS/DGAT domain-containing protein has product MTGKLEEPTGKPVGKLPFPDAALVAYGEAHPGTGLTIGVVLELEGPPPDRHQLAASLRPVAELLGTGPSDGGPWSGADEYAEAGPERERGLSDVAHEALARPLEPHRWSCSTVAGLPGGTSALVWRADHRLLDGAGVVGVLAAWMGAHGPDAHGPGAHGPGADGPDARGPDAATVSPARAEPWRARGAPHRAVTDPLRAAWLCGTPLLERRRGSAAKADGGPPATLSYACAETDLALLRGIARRHGTTVNDVYLAALSGALRTRPGLHGPDGQMRALVPVNVRGPGDAAVLRNRHIPLRIPLPVAEPDAGRRLALVAARTAGRARALRHPLVRAVFRSVPAAAGGWCFERYFDPARATLLASNVRGPSSPLEVAGRRVRRMLPLNFLPAGHRLSSVLATAQDQAVAGFTTTDPRRAAESFAAAWLGELRVLAATGPSGRGQAAGAGATASPAASAR; this is encoded by the coding sequence ATGACGGGGAAGCTCGAGGAGCCGACCGGGAAGCCGGTGGGGAAACTGCCGTTTCCGGACGCGGCTCTCGTGGCGTACGGGGAGGCGCATCCCGGTACCGGACTGACCATCGGCGTGGTGCTGGAGCTGGAGGGCCCTCCTCCCGACCGGCACCAACTCGCCGCCTCGCTGAGGCCGGTGGCGGAACTGCTGGGCACCGGGCCCTCGGACGGCGGCCCGTGGAGTGGCGCGGACGAGTACGCCGAGGCCGGTCCGGAGCGGGAGCGGGGCCTGTCCGACGTGGCGCATGAGGCGCTGGCCAGACCGCTGGAGCCGCACCGTTGGTCCTGCTCCACGGTGGCGGGACTGCCGGGTGGCACGTCCGCCCTGGTGTGGCGGGCGGATCACCGGCTGCTCGACGGGGCGGGAGTGGTCGGCGTACTGGCCGCCTGGATGGGCGCCCACGGCCCGGACGCTCATGGCCCGGGCGCTCATGGCCCGGGCGCCGATGGCCCGGACGCTCGTGGCCCGGACGCCGCCACGGTGTCCCCCGCGCGGGCCGAACCGTGGCGGGCGCGCGGCGCCCCGCACCGTGCCGTCACCGATCCGCTGCGCGCGGCCTGGCTGTGCGGGACACCCCTGCTGGAGCGGCGCCGGGGGAGCGCGGCGAAAGCCGACGGCGGCCCGCCCGCCACCCTCTCCTACGCCTGCGCGGAGACGGACCTCGCGCTGCTGCGTGGCATCGCCCGCCGCCACGGCACGACAGTCAACGACGTATACCTGGCCGCGCTGAGCGGGGCGCTGCGCACCCGGCCCGGACTCCACGGCCCCGACGGGCAGATGCGCGCCCTGGTCCCGGTGAACGTCCGGGGCCCGGGGGACGCGGCCGTGCTGCGGAACCGCCACATCCCGCTCCGTATCCCGCTCCCCGTGGCGGAGCCCGACGCCGGACGGCGCCTCGCCCTGGTCGCCGCCCGCACGGCGGGCCGGGCCCGCGCCCTGCGCCATCCGCTGGTGCGCGCGGTGTTCCGGTCCGTCCCCGCCGCGGCCGGGGGATGGTGTTTCGAGCGGTACTTCGACCCGGCCCGCGCCACCCTGCTCGCCAGCAATGTGCGGGGCCCCTCGTCCCCGCTGGAAGTTGCCGGGCGGCGAGTCCGGCGCATGCTGCCACTGAACTTCCTCCCGGCCGGACACCGCCTGTCCAGCGTCCTGGCCACCGCCCAGGACCAGGCCGTGGCCGGCTTCACCACCACCGACCCCCGCCGGGCCGCCGAGTCGTTCGCCGCCGCCTGGCTGGGGGAGTTGCGGGTGCTCGCCGCGACCGGGCCGTCGGGGAGGGGTCAGGCGGCCGGTGCGGGTGCGACCGCTTCTCCGGCGGCGTCGGCGAGGTAG
- a CDS encoding MMPL family transporter — MFVRLGRFDVARRVWVLAGAVLVLVVSCWACSGLSGRLSYGGFMAPAAEATRAADAIRTEVGEGGADVLVTFRSKELTAARPAFREAVEDALRRAPEGTVDRATTAWSSANPLLVSLDQHATVVPILLQGDGETGRTQSYLVLRDTLRAPGFEVTWTGPSAIISEIVQRSQRDLVRTELMVLPLMTLLMVFVFRGVVAALLPVVTGVLATAAALAALRAVADVIEVPYVTVNLVVAIGLAAGVDAGLLIVSRFREELRAGRTPAQAVAITVDTAGRTVALSGVVMTFIAVGLAFFPLGFVRALGIGAAAGLLVGALVTVTVLPALLFCLGERVDALSPAWLRRQGGRRDGALWGRVARAVMQKPIAYTCAVSALLLALAVPFLHTVIGFPDQRMLPAGAPARVAAERMEHDFAVSGLGTLQAIATFDHPVDRGRGHADLLTWTRNVSELPGARGVLVAGTTGNKAVIYVGQDHRVESDSAKSLVRAVRALPVPGGGGVLVGGASALAVDTMDTFYRLLPRVLAFMVVTSFVLLTVALRSLVLPLKALVMNGLSIGASFGALTWIFQDGHASRLLGAEPTGYVDALAPIVMLFLLIAVSMDYELFLLLRIREQYRLLGDDRESVAAGIERSGRVISAAAAAVLVVTACFATSSVVMVKEICVGVFLAVLIDAVLVRAVLVPAVMRLLGAANWWWPGFSWASGKSGKSRSGKGGRNSSAGKGGRNSSTGKGGRKSRTGKGGRPEAAPEHAARLPAPAEASAERQPR, encoded by the coding sequence ATGTTCGTCCGGCTGGGGCGTTTCGACGTCGCGCGCAGGGTCTGGGTGCTCGCCGGGGCGGTGCTGGTGCTGGTGGTCTCCTGCTGGGCGTGTTCCGGGCTGTCCGGGCGGCTCAGCTACGGCGGCTTCATGGCACCGGCCGCCGAGGCGACCCGGGCGGCGGACGCGATCCGGACCGAGGTGGGGGAGGGCGGCGCGGATGTCCTGGTCACCTTCCGCAGCAAGGAGTTGACCGCCGCCCGGCCAGCCTTCCGGGAAGCGGTGGAGGACGCGCTGCGCCGGGCGCCCGAGGGCACCGTGGACCGGGCGACGACGGCCTGGTCCTCGGCCAATCCGCTGCTGGTCTCCCTCGACCAGCACGCGACCGTGGTGCCCATCCTGCTGCAGGGCGACGGGGAGACCGGCCGCACCCAGAGCTATCTGGTGCTGCGGGACACCCTGCGCGCACCGGGGTTCGAGGTCACCTGGACCGGGCCGAGCGCCATCATCTCGGAGATCGTCCAGCGCTCCCAACGTGACCTGGTGCGCACCGAGTTGATGGTGCTGCCGTTGATGACGCTGCTGATGGTGTTCGTCTTCCGGGGCGTGGTCGCCGCACTCCTGCCGGTGGTCACCGGAGTCCTGGCGACGGCCGCGGCCCTCGCCGCGCTGCGCGCGGTGGCCGATGTCATCGAGGTCCCGTATGTGACGGTCAACCTCGTGGTGGCCATCGGCCTCGCGGCGGGCGTCGACGCCGGTCTGCTCATCGTCAGCAGATTCCGGGAGGAGCTGCGGGCGGGACGCACTCCGGCGCAGGCCGTCGCCATCACCGTCGACACCGCCGGGCGGACGGTGGCGCTGTCCGGCGTCGTCATGACCTTCATCGCCGTGGGCCTCGCCTTCTTCCCGCTCGGGTTCGTCCGCGCGCTGGGCATCGGCGCGGCGGCCGGGCTGCTGGTGGGGGCCCTGGTGACGGTGACGGTGCTGCCCGCGCTGCTGTTCTGCCTGGGCGAGCGGGTGGACGCGCTCTCACCGGCCTGGCTGCGGCGCCAGGGCGGTCGCCGGGACGGCGCGCTGTGGGGCCGCGTGGCCCGCGCGGTGATGCAGAAGCCCATCGCCTACACCTGCGCCGTCTCCGCGCTGCTGCTCGCCCTCGCGGTGCCGTTCCTGCACACCGTCATCGGCTTTCCCGACCAGCGCATGCTGCCCGCCGGGGCGCCGGCCCGGGTGGCGGCCGAACGCATGGAACACGACTTCGCCGTCTCCGGCCTCGGCACGCTGCAGGCCATCGCCACCTTCGACCACCCCGTGGACCGCGGCCGGGGCCACGCCGACCTGCTGACCTGGACGCGGAACGTCTCCGAACTGCCCGGCGCCCGGGGCGTGCTGGTGGCCGGGACCACCGGGAACAAGGCCGTCATCTACGTCGGCCAGGACCACCGGGTGGAGAGCGACTCGGCCAAGTCACTGGTACGGGCGGTGCGCGCGCTGCCCGTACCCGGCGGCGGCGGTGTGCTGGTGGGCGGCGCGTCGGCCCTCGCCGTGGACACCATGGACACCTTCTACCGGCTGCTGCCCCGGGTGCTCGCCTTCATGGTGGTCACGAGCTTCGTGCTGCTCACCGTCGCCCTGCGCTCGCTCGTGCTTCCCCTCAAGGCGCTGGTGATGAACGGCCTGTCCATCGGCGCCTCCTTCGGCGCCCTCACCTGGATCTTCCAGGACGGACACGCCAGCAGGCTGCTCGGAGCCGAACCGACGGGCTACGTGGACGCGCTGGCACCCATCGTCATGCTGTTCCTCCTCATCGCCGTGTCCATGGACTACGAGCTGTTCCTGCTGCTGCGCATCCGCGAGCAGTACCGCCTGCTCGGAGACGACCGGGAGTCGGTGGCGGCGGGGATCGAGCGCTCGGGACGGGTGATCAGCGCCGCCGCGGCGGCCGTTCTGGTGGTGACGGCCTGCTTCGCGACCAGCAGCGTGGTCATGGTGAAGGAGATCTGCGTCGGTGTCTTCCTGGCGGTGCTGATCGACGCGGTGCTCGTACGGGCGGTGCTGGTACCCGCCGTCATGCGGCTGCTCGGCGCGGCGAACTGGTGGTGGCCCGGCTTCTCCTGGGCCTCCGGCAAGTCCGGGAAGTCCCGCTCGGGCAAGGGCGGGCGGAACTCCAGCGCAGGCAAGGGCGGGCGGAACTCCAGCACAGGCAAGGGCGGGCGGAAATCGCGTACCGGCAAGGGCGGGCGACCGGAGGCCGCCCCGGAACACGCGGCACGGCTTCCGGCCCCCGCCGAGGCGTCAGCCGAACGTCAGCCGCGCTGA